A DNA window from Daucus carota subsp. sativus chromosome 3, DH1 v3.0, whole genome shotgun sequence contains the following coding sequences:
- the LOC135151408 gene encoding uncharacterized protein LOC135151408, whose product MDDEGEMWTELPKFSEGYMSGVRDFIRNAFSRFSIGDEITCPCKNCKNYKWRRQDTIYDHLVYNGPCPMYAKWMFEISRQHLGMNEDMDDTGTNVGDNLDELFHRTVGNMQNLEDKQSDGPSVHAEKLYRRFEEGKQPLYPGCTKFTSLSFIIRLYSLKCVHGITESGFGDLLELIREAFPQARVPLSFNAAKAIIKDLGLDYQRIHACPNDCMIYWGVNEKEDACRTCGVSRWIIVEKKGAGENNLEKVISKVPAKVMRYFPLKPRLQRMFMSKEYSELMIWHAVGRKTDGKLRHPADAEAWKTLDAKYPMFSSEKRNIRLGVAADGFSPFRTMNTLHSTWPIVLVNYNLPPWLCMKTENLILSTIIPGPESPKNSIDIYMQPLISELKELWELGTQTYDAFTDQSFNLRATVLWTISDFPGYAMLSGWSTKGKLACPVCHYETSSMYLKNSKKMCYMSHRKFLDVDHKWRFDKKRFNGEIELGTCPDPLTGTEIMELLAGFENRFGKNNVKKVKTDSPFKKKSIFFELPYWSHNLCRHNLDVMHIEKNICDKIIGTLLNIGGKSKDHLNARKDLQEMGIRKVLHPVLSADGKHIEFKAAIFDMTNREKDLFCSVLQNAKLPYGCAANVRRYVSMDERKVMGYKSHDAHFILHYLLQFAVKKALKPEVALPLIRFGRFLRDIWSKAIDLDELRRLQNEIAEVLCQFEMIFSLAFFDIMVHLPVHLCKEIEWGGPADIRCMYSIERYLCKLKSYVRSKSKPEASIAEGYLVEECLIFCSRFLGYEGAGKITTSSAKFESSPQKMEYPIGTRRNKEGKAVHLKDSQWQTCHREHRAIIDTHATSKRYKREREHTEEFWKWLKAEFEKKEGISKQIEVFAMGPNPIARRFTGYVINGYRYHTKFRDSKCTTQNSGVFLTALTTSFASSKDENPITSEVSYYGAVEDILEIDYYGEFSVVLFKCCWYHDEKELYGLTRVNFNRLRHKSDPYVMASQVQQVFYIEDPVEKGYYNVIKKLPRDWSDNENVDETPKDPISEDILHGYGLGNQVTGVNWCREDVPVRKVRIPPREPAS is encoded by the exons ATGGATGACGAGGGGGAAATGTGGACAGAACTACCGAAATTTAGCGAGGGATATATGAGTGGTGTAAGAGATTTTATTCGAAATGCGTTTTCTAGATTTAGCATAGGGGATGAAATTACTTGTCCTTGCAAAAATTGTAAGAATTACAAGTGGCGTCGTCAAGATACAATATATGACCATCTCGTCTACAATGGTCCGTGTCCAATGTATGCGAAATGGATGTTTGAGATTTCTCGCCAACATCTCGGTATGAATGAAGATATGGATGACACTGGTACAAATGTTGGAGACAATCTTGATGAGTTATTTCACCGGACAGTTGGAAATATGCAAAACCTTGAAGATAAGCAGTCTGATGGACCAAGTGTCCATGCTGAGAAATTGTACCGTCGGTTTGAAGAGGGTAAACAACCATTATATCCTGGTTGTACCAAATTTACGAGCTTAAGTTTTATCATCAGGTTGTATTCTTTGAAATGCGTACATGGAATCACCGAATCTGGGTTCGGGGATCTCTTAGAGTTAATACGAGAGGCTTTCCCACAAGCACGTGTACCTTTATCTTTTAATGCTGCAAAAGCTATCATTAAAGATTTAGGTCTCGATTACCAAAGGATACACGCCTGCCCAAACGATTGTATGATCTACTGGGGGGTAAATGAAAAGGAAGATGCTTGCAGAACTTGTGGCGTTTCAAGGTGGATTATAGTGGAAAAGAAAGGGGCTGGTGAAAATAATTTGGAGAAGGTAATCAGTAAAGTACCAGCCAAGGTGATGCGCTACTTTCCATTAAAACCTAGGCTGCAAAGAATGTTCATGTCCAAGGAGTATTCAGAGCTTATGATATGGCATGCTGTGGGACGAAAAACTGACGGAAAACTGAGACATCCAGCTGATGCCGAGGCGTGGAAGACATTGGATGCAAAGTATCCAATGTTTTCATCTGAAAAGAGAAATATTAGATTAGGTGTAGCAGCAGATGGGTTTAGTCCTTTTCGTACCATGAACACACTTCATAGCACATGGCCAATTGTTTTGGTCAACTACAATCTTCCACCTTGGTTGTGCATGAAGACGGAAAATCTGATACTTTCAACAATTATCCCCGGTCCAGAGTCTCCGAAGAACAGCATTGATATATATATGCAGCCTCTTATCTCAGAGTTGAAAGAATTATGGGAGCTAGGCACACAAACTTATGATGCCTTCACGGATCAAAGTTTTAATTTGCGTGCAACTGTTTTATGGACCATAAGTGATTTTCCGGGATATGCGATGCTATCCGGATGGAGCACAAAGGGTAAGTTGGCCTGTCCTGTATGCCACTATGAGACGTCTTCCATGTACctcaaaaatagtaaaaaaatgtGCTATATGAGTCATAGAAAATTTTTGGATGTTGATCACAAATGGAGGTTTGATAAAAAGAGGTTCAATGGTGAAATTGAATTGGGAACATGTCCAGATCCATTAACAGGGACTGAAATCATGGAATTATTAGCAGGATTTGAGAACAGATTTGGGAAGAATAATGTCAAGAAGGTAAAAACTGATTcccctttcaaaaaaaaatcaatatttttcgAGTTACCATATTGGAGTCACAATTTATGTCGACATAACCTAGATGTTATGCacatagaaaaaaatatatgtgacAAAATAATTGGTACTCTGTTAAATATTGGAGGGAAATCTAAAGACCACTTGAATGCTCGAAAGGATCTACAAGAAATGGGAATCAGGAAGGTGCTTCATCCAGTTTTGTCAGCTGATGGGAAACACATTGAGTTCAAGGCTGCCATATTTGATATGACGAACAGAGAAAAAGATTTATTCTGCTCAGTGTTGCAGAATGCTAAACTCCCCTACGGTTGTGCAGCTAACGTCAGGCGGTACGTGAGCATGGATGAAAGAAAAGTAATGGGGTATAAGAGCCACGATGCTCATTTTATACTTCATTATTTATTGCAATTTGCAGTGAAGAAGGCATTGAAACCCGAGGTGGCATTACCTTTGATAAGATTTGGTAGATTTCTAAGAGATATTTGGAGCAAAGCTATTGATCTGGATGAGCTCAGGAGACTACAAAATGAAATTGCAGAAGTCCTGTGCCAATTTGAGATGATTTTTTCGCTTGCTTTCTTCGATATAATGGTGCATCTACCGGTTCATTTATGCAAGGAAATTGAATGGGGAGGACCGGCAGATATTAGATGCATGTATTCTATCGAGCGTTATTTATGTAAACTGAAGTCATATGTTCGCAGCAAGAGTAAACCCGAGGCATCTATTGCCGAAGGTTATCTCGTAGAGGAGTGTTTGATTTTTTGTTCAAGATTTTTAGGCTATGAAGGCGCAGGGAAAATTACCACAAGTTCTGCTAAATTTGAGAGTTCTCCCCAAAAGATGGAGTATCCGATTGGTACAAGAAGAAAtaaggaaggaaaagctgttCATCTTAAAGATTCCCAATGGCAGACATGCCATCG GGAACATCGAGCAATAATTGATACTCATGCAACATCAAaaagatataaaagagaaaGAGAGCATACTGAAGAATTCTGGAAGTGGTTGAAGGCAGAGTTTGAGAAAAAAGAAGGCATTTCAAAACAGATAGAAGTTTTTGCCATGGGCCCTAATCCAATAGCTAGGAGGTTTACTGGATACGTTATAAATGGATACCGATACCATACGAAGTTTAGAGATAGCAAGTGCACAACACAAAATAGTGGTGTGTTTCTTACTGCCCTGACTACTAGCTTCGCGAGTTCAAAAGACGAGAATCCTATCACAAGTGAAGTCAGTTATTATGGAGCCGTCGAAGATATACTAGAAATTGATTATTATGGAGaattttcagttgttttatTCAAGTGTTGTTGGTACCATGATGAGAAAGAATTGTATGGCTTGACTAGGGTTAATTTTAATCGATTGCGCCACAAATCTGATCCCTATGTTATGGCTTCACAGGTACAACAAGTGTTTTATATAGAAGATCCGGTTGAGAAGGGGTACTACAATGTTATCAAGAAATTACCAAGGGACTGGTCTGACAACGAAAATGTAGATGAAACTCCAAAAGATCCAATTTCAGAAGATATTCTTCATGGTTATGGATTAGGAAATCAAGTTACTGGTGTTAATTGGTGTAGGGAAGATGTACCAGTTAGGAAAGTCCGCATTCCACCTAGGGAACCTGCCTCATAA
- the LOC135151178 gene encoding uncharacterized protein LOC135151178 encodes MEKVHTRSVLKRVVIGMNDKLQPVADDDKTRAELGSFLGTLRRCVPLSYTNWSKVPKSLKTNLWSYVQQRYIIPDELERYCLESIRDSWRGCKSRIKTNHYKKYETDEERLANRPEDIPLEEFKQLLVHWADPKEQKKSVTNTENRKCYTDTHTAGPVSFAQIRKKLPEASDAEVFLKTRKRNSKNEYKSNTAVMNYRLEKIEKAVNTGEGSSNIDDLVTNGKTHGPSWLIGRTIKSAEVPTPPATNTYIQELTSQIRQNLEVEIEAKVKKDVQEEVDSKLAMVLKKLSEANPNLQINLGDLCATISSDNDNGTPLTRDASS; translated from the exons ATGGAGAAAGTCCATACGAGGTCAGTACTCAAAAGAGTTGTCATTGGAATGAATGACAAGCTCCAACCAGTAGCAGATGATGATAAAACTAGAGCTGAGCTAGGTAGTTTTTTGGGAACATTACGGAGGTGTGTTCCACTATCTTACACAAATTGGTCTAAAGTTCCTAAAAGCTTGAAGACTAATTTATGGAGTTATGTGCAG CAACGATACATTATTCCCGACGAATTGGAAAGGTATTGTCTCGAGTCAATTCGTGATTCCTGGAGGGGGTGCAAGAGTCGCATTAAAACGAATCATTATAAGAAATATGAGACTGATGAGGAGAGGCTAGCAAACAGGCCAGAGGATATTCCATTGGAGGAATTCAAACAGCTATTGGTGCATTGGGCAGATCCAAAAGAACAG aaAAAGTCTGTGACAAATACGGAAAATCGTAAATGCTATACGGACACACACACTGCTGGTCCCGTATCGTTTGCCCAAATTCGGAAGAAACTg CCCGAAGCATCAGATGCagaagtttttttaaaaactcgCAAGAGAAATTCCAAAAACGAGTACAAGTCCAATACTGCTGTGATGAACTACAGACTT GAGAAAATTGAAAAAGCAGTGAATACAGGGGAAGGTAGTTCTAACATTGATGATCTTGTCACTAATGGTAAAACACATGGCCCGTCTTGGCTTATTGGACGAACAATCAAGTCTGCCGAGGTTCCAACCCCTCCTGCCACGAACACTTACATCCAGGAGTTGACATCTCAGATCAGGCAAAATCTCGAAGTGGAAATTGAAGCCAAGGTAAAAAAAGATGTCCAGGAAGAAGTAGATTCAAAGCTCGCTATGGTTCTGAAAAAGTTAAGCGAGGCAAATccaaatttacaaattaatttagGAGATCTTTGTGCCACCATTTCTAGTGACAATGACAATGGTACTCCGTTGACCAGGGATGCAAGCTCTTAG